In Vibrio celticus, one genomic interval encodes:
- a CDS encoding glycosyltransferase: MVFVSGHINGSYRAQNIMKALSDNNIKWCYLPWYLPYSGRKSIKTIFSLITLIILFPIRFFLIANSKSLVMLPMNFGWLVLLDISIAKICGTKVILEFYISEYDALVNDRKIVNPLSKKAKFLSFIERNITKLADEIICLNNSEADYYQRFMCENAQEKIKIIPLVIDRVKVRDLKFEVTSENFNICWWGTYIPLHGLDKVIEAFSMLKRDNVYLYIFGDSVDKSNDYVEQVNRLGITSNVIFNHSSTFRNGKLPEFLINNCDLALGNFGDSEKAKTVLVNKIVDTLALSIPCLSMETGACNEFLEDGKNIYLTESSPTPKQILMKIEFILNNKEQLKELGRRGYDIYNENFSPEVFSERYIKNLR, translated from the coding sequence ATGGTTTTTGTTTCAGGACATATAAATGGTTCTTATAGAGCGCAGAATATTATGAAGGCTCTTTCGGATAACAACATTAAATGGTGTTATTTACCTTGGTATTTACCATATAGTGGTCGAAAATCGATTAAAACGATATTTTCACTTATAACACTAATTATTCTATTTCCTATCCGATTTTTTTTGATAGCAAACAGCAAGTCCTTAGTTATGTTACCAATGAACTTTGGCTGGTTAGTACTGCTTGATATATCAATAGCAAAAATATGTGGTACCAAAGTAATCTTAGAATTTTATATTAGTGAATACGATGCACTTGTGAATGATCGGAAAATAGTTAACCCTCTGAGTAAAAAAGCAAAGTTTTTAAGTTTTATTGAGCGAAATATCACTAAATTAGCAGATGAGATAATTTGTTTAAACAACTCTGAAGCAGATTATTACCAACGATTCATGTGTGAAAATGCTCAAGAAAAAATTAAAATTATACCGTTAGTTATAGATCGAGTTAAAGTACGTGACCTGAAATTTGAAGTTACTTCTGAAAATTTTAATATTTGTTGGTGGGGAACATATATACCTCTGCACGGCCTAGATAAGGTTATCGAAGCATTTTCGATGCTTAAGAGGGATAATGTTTATCTTTATATATTTGGAGATTCTGTCGATAAGTCAAATGACTATGTAGAACAAGTTAATAGGCTAGGCATTACTAGTAATGTTATATTTAATCATAGCTCGACTTTTAGAAATGGTAAGTTGCCAGAATTCCTAATTAATAATTGCGATTTAGCTCTTGGTAATTTTGGAGATAGTGAAAAAGCAAAAACAGTCTTAGTAAATAAGATTGTTGATACTTTAGCTTTAAGCATTCCTTGTCTGTCAATGGAGACTGGTGCCTGTAATGAGTTTCTTGAAGATGGGAAGAATATATATTTAACCGAGTCATCACCCACTCCTAAACAAATTTTAATGAAAATAGAATTCATATTAAATAATAAAGAACAGCTAAAGGAGTTAGGTAGACGTGGTTATGATATATATAATGAAAATTTTAGTCCTGAGGTTTTTTCAGAAAGATATATTAAGAACTTACGCTAA
- a CDS encoding NAD-dependent epimerase/dehydratase family protein: MKILVTGATGFVGQQFITSMYEYYEIHALVRNQGVSIAGVHVHYYDGTIGSIKNALKDIDVVLHLATCFRALHTEDDIDPLLEANIVFGTHLLEAMKQTKTSKIVNVGTTWQRFNCEYYRYANLYAATKQAFQELLGFYSDAYQWQSLNLHFNDTYGKEDHRKKIIQLLIETAINKGTLDMSLGEQRFETCYISDAVNALNIGLERVLSTRVPLNEEFSILTGNDTSLKELVVIIEDEIGLPININWGARAYREREVMKIPFSSYQCLPNWNKKVSLKEGIKLLIED, encoded by the coding sequence ATGAAGATATTAGTGACAGGAGCAACGGGTTTTGTTGGTCAACAATTTATTACCTCTATGTATGAATATTATGAAATACATGCATTAGTAAGAAACCAAGGTGTTTCTATAGCAGGTGTCCATGTTCATTATTACGATGGCACAATAGGGTCTATAAAAAACGCACTTAAAGATATTGATGTTGTACTGCACTTAGCAACGTGCTTTCGTGCGCTTCATACAGAAGATGACATCGATCCTTTGCTTGAAGCTAACATCGTTTTTGGAACACATTTACTTGAAGCTATGAAGCAAACAAAGACGAGTAAAATTGTCAATGTTGGAACAACGTGGCAGCGATTCAATTGTGAATACTATCGATATGCCAACCTTTATGCTGCTACTAAACAAGCGTTTCAAGAGCTGTTAGGTTTCTATTCCGATGCTTATCAATGGCAGAGCCTAAATTTACACTTCAACGATACCTATGGTAAAGAAGATCATCGTAAGAAGATTATTCAGCTACTAATCGAAACGGCAATAAACAAAGGTACTCTAGATATGAGTTTAGGGGAACAAAGGTTTGAAACTTGCTATATTAGCGATGCTGTTAACGCTCTAAATATTGGACTAGAAAGAGTATTATCCACAAGAGTTCCCCTAAACGAAGAGTTTTCGATTCTAACTGGGAATGACACTTCTTTGAAGGAGTTAGTGGTTATTATAGAGGATGAGATTGGCTTGCCAATAAATATTAATTGGGGTGCTAGAGCCTACCGAGAGAGAGAGGTGATGAAAATACCGTTTTCTAGTTATCAATGCCTACCTAATTGGAATAAAAAAGTCTCCCTGAAAGAGGGGATTAAATTACTCATTGAAGATTAG
- a CDS encoding dTDP-4-dehydrorhamnose 3,5-epimerase family protein: MRNHWLDFMNVTQLDIAGCFLIDLPKFEDHRGAFIKTFHPSHFEGTPIAGFNLQEEFYSVSKKHVLRGLHFQGPPAAHDKMVTCLDGKVLDFFVDIRKSSNTYGKLIKIELDAERPQLLYLPKGLAHGFLTLSEQATLLYKTDHAYAPDSDKGILWSSVGLRFDELNVNELIISERDQSFPTLADYESPFE; the protein is encoded by the coding sequence ATGAGAAATCATTGGCTTGATTTTATGAATGTAACTCAACTCGATATTGCAGGGTGCTTTCTGATTGATCTTCCCAAATTTGAAGATCATCGCGGTGCTTTTATTAAAACCTTCCATCCGAGTCATTTTGAAGGGACGCCGATTGCTGGGTTTAACCTTCAAGAAGAGTTCTATTCGGTCTCAAAGAAGCATGTGTTACGTGGTCTTCACTTCCAAGGGCCACCGGCTGCACACGACAAGATGGTCACGTGTTTAGACGGAAAAGTGCTCGACTTTTTTGTTGATATTAGAAAATCATCAAACACATATGGAAAGTTGATTAAGATTGAATTGGACGCCGAAAGACCTCAACTTTTATACCTTCCTAAAGGACTGGCGCATGGTTTTCTGACTTTGTCTGAGCAGGCGACGCTGTTGTATAAAACCGACCATGCTTACGCGCCTGACTCGGATAAAGGTATTTTATGGTCAAGCGTGGGTTTGAGATTTGATGAACTAAATGTAAATGAACTCATCATTTCTGAACGTGATCAATCATTTCCAACATTAGCTGATTATGAGAGTCCATTTGAATGA
- the rfbH gene encoding lipopolysaccharide biosynthesis protein RfbH, producing MSKEQLRSQIAELVEQYAALEYAPKEFVGGESVVPPSGKVLGAKELQLMVEASLDGWLTTGRFNDAFEKRLGEYLGVPYVLTTTSGSSANLLALTALTSPKLGDRQLKPGDEVITVAAGFPTTVNPTIQNGLIPVFVDVDIPTYQIKPEMIEAAVTDKTKAIMVAHTLGNVFDLTEARRVADKYNLWLVEDCCDALGSTYNGQMVGTFGDISTLSFYPAHHITMGEGGAVFTKDKELRKLIESFRDWGRDCYCAPGCDNTCKKRFDMQLGSLPQGYDHKYTYSHLGYNLKITDMQAACGLAQMDRVEDLVQARKDNYAYLREGLASCEEFIILPEATENSDPSWFGFPITIREESGIDRVELLKFMDQYKIGTRLLFAGNLTRQPYFENVNYRVVGDLTNTDLIMNNTFWIGVYPGLDQDHLNFVIEKFEEFFGVSF from the coding sequence ATGTCCAAAGAACAATTAAGAAGTCAAATAGCTGAACTTGTTGAGCAATATGCAGCGTTAGAGTACGCACCAAAAGAATTCGTTGGTGGTGAGAGTGTTGTACCACCATCAGGAAAAGTATTGGGAGCAAAAGAGCTTCAGTTAATGGTTGAAGCGTCTTTGGATGGCTGGCTAACTACAGGCCGTTTTAATGACGCATTTGAAAAGCGTTTAGGCGAATACCTTGGCGTACCGTATGTATTAACGACAACGTCAGGCTCTTCAGCAAACCTTTTGGCATTAACAGCATTAACGTCACCAAAGCTTGGCGACCGTCAGTTAAAACCCGGTGATGAGGTTATTACTGTAGCCGCTGGTTTCCCAACGACTGTAAACCCTACTATTCAAAATGGTTTAATTCCAGTGTTTGTAGATGTTGATATACCTACATACCAGATTAAACCAGAAATGATCGAAGCAGCTGTAACTGATAAAACTAAAGCTATTATGGTTGCTCATACACTTGGCAATGTCTTTGACTTAACAGAAGCTCGCCGTGTAGCGGATAAGTATAACTTATGGTTAGTTGAAGATTGTTGTGATGCATTAGGCTCGACTTACAATGGTCAAATGGTTGGTACATTTGGTGATATTTCGACACTTAGCTTTTATCCTGCCCACCATATCACAATGGGTGAGGGAGGAGCTGTATTTACGAAAGATAAAGAACTTCGTAAATTAATTGAATCATTCCGTGATTGGGGCCGTGATTGTTACTGCGCTCCAGGTTGTGATAACACATGTAAAAAACGGTTTGATATGCAGCTAGGTTCTCTACCTCAAGGTTACGATCATAAATACACTTACTCACATTTAGGCTACAACTTAAAAATTACAGATATGCAAGCTGCTTGTGGATTAGCTCAAATGGATCGAGTAGAAGACCTAGTACAAGCACGTAAAGATAACTACGCATACCTAAGAGAGGGTTTAGCTTCTTGTGAAGAGTTTATCATTCTTCCTGAAGCGACAGAAAATTCAGACCCATCATGGTTTGGCTTCCCGATCACTATTCGCGAAGAGTCTGGTATTGATCGTGTTGAACTTCTGAAGTTCATGGATCAATACAAAATTGGTACCCGTCTTCTTTTTGCAGGCAACCTGACTCGCCAGCCGTACTTCGAAAACGTGAACTACCGAGTGGTGGGTGACCTGACGAATACTGACCTTATCATGAACAATACTTTTTGGATTGGTGTCTACCCAGGCCTTGATCAAGATCACCTAAATTTCGTTATTGAAAAGTTTGAAGAATTTTTCGGTGTGAGCTTTTAG
- the rfbG gene encoding CDP-glucose 4,6-dehydratase, whose amino-acid sequence MNPNFWQGKKVFVTGHTGFKGSWLSLWLQEMGAIVKGYSLLAPTTPSLFEEAEVWAGMSSEEGDIRDFTHLRQVMNDFKPEIVFHMAAQPLVRLSYDEPMETYSTNVMGTVYLLEAVKQIGGVKAVVNITSDKCYENREWVWGYREDEAMGGYDPYSNSKGCAELVASSYRQSFFNKEKYHEHGCALASVRAGNVIGGGDWADDRLIPDMLNAFTEGKKVEIRSPHAIRPWQHVLEPLSGYITVAEHLYNEGPQFAEGWNFGPKEEDAQPVQWIVETMTKEWGESAEWFLSEGEHPHEAHYLKLDCSKAKMRLNWQPVWDLSTTLNKIVNWQKAWINKEDMKQYTIKEIKEYMTARVGK is encoded by the coding sequence ATGAATCCAAATTTTTGGCAAGGAAAGAAAGTTTTTGTTACCGGGCATACTGGCTTTAAAGGTAGCTGGTTATCTTTATGGCTTCAAGAAATGGGTGCGATTGTAAAGGGCTACTCTCTTTTAGCACCAACAACGCCTAGCCTTTTTGAAGAGGCTGAAGTATGGGCTGGAATGTCATCAGAAGAAGGTGATATTCGAGATTTTACTCACCTTCGCCAAGTGATGAATGATTTCAAACCTGAAATCGTTTTTCATATGGCAGCTCAACCATTGGTACGATTATCTTATGATGAACCAATGGAAACTTACTCTACCAATGTTATGGGTACGGTTTATTTACTTGAAGCTGTGAAACAGATAGGAGGTGTTAAAGCTGTCGTTAATATCACTTCTGATAAGTGTTATGAAAACCGTGAGTGGGTCTGGGGCTACCGTGAAGATGAAGCTATGGGTGGTTATGATCCATATAGCAATAGTAAGGGTTGTGCAGAGTTAGTAGCATCGTCTTATCGCCAGTCTTTTTTTAATAAAGAGAAATATCACGAGCATGGCTGTGCCTTAGCATCGGTTCGAGCAGGTAATGTTATTGGTGGTGGTGATTGGGCTGATGATAGACTTATTCCAGATATGTTAAATGCCTTTACGGAAGGCAAAAAAGTTGAAATTAGAAGTCCACACGCTATTCGACCTTGGCAACATGTATTAGAGCCGTTATCAGGTTATATAACTGTTGCTGAGCATCTTTATAATGAAGGGCCTCAGTTTGCGGAAGGTTGGAACTTTGGTCCTAAAGAAGAGGATGCTCAGCCTGTTCAATGGATCGTTGAAACCATGACGAAAGAATGGGGTGAAAGCGCTGAGTGGTTCTTGAGTGAAGGTGAACACCCACATGAAGCGCATTACCTTAAGTTAGATTGCTCAAAAGCAAAAATGCGTTTGAATTGGCAACCTGTTTGGGATTTAAGCACAACATTGAATAAGATCGTGAATTGGCAAAAAGCATGGATTAATAAAGAAGACATGAAGCAATACACGATTAAAGAAATTAAAGAATACATGACAGCACGAGTAGGTAAATAA
- the rfbF gene encoding glucose-1-phosphate cytidylyltransferase, protein MKAVILAGGLGTRLSEETSVKPKPMVEIGGKPILWHIMKQYSAHGINDFIICCGYKGYVIKEYFANYFLHMSDVTFDMKENEMKVHRKRAEPWTVTLVDTGDNSMTGGRLGRVAEHIKDEDAFCFTYGDGVGDIDIAKTIEFHKSHGKNATLTATFPPGRFGALDINAGQVNSFKEKPKGDGAMINGGFFVLSPKVLKYIDGDSCTWEQYPLNKLAEDGELMAYEHHGFWQPMDTLRDKVYLEELWQEGKAPWKIWE, encoded by the coding sequence ATGAAAGCAGTCATCTTAGCTGGTGGTTTAGGAACACGTTTAAGTGAAGAAACCTCAGTAAAACCGAAACCAATGGTTGAAATTGGTGGAAAACCAATTCTATGGCATATCATGAAGCAATATTCAGCACACGGTATTAATGATTTCATTATTTGCTGTGGCTATAAAGGCTATGTGATTAAAGAGTATTTTGCTAACTACTTCTTGCACATGTCGGATGTGACATTTGATATGAAAGAAAATGAAATGAAGGTGCATCGTAAACGTGCAGAACCTTGGACAGTTACGCTAGTCGATACCGGTGACAACTCAATGACTGGCGGGCGTTTAGGTCGAGTTGCTGAGCATATAAAAGATGAAGACGCATTTTGTTTTACTTATGGTGACGGTGTTGGTGATATTGATATTGCTAAAACAATTGAATTCCACAAATCACACGGAAAGAACGCAACGTTAACCGCGACTTTTCCCCCAGGTCGTTTTGGTGCATTAGATATTAATGCTGGACAAGTAAATAGCTTTAAAGAAAAACCGAAAGGTGATGGAGCTATGATTAACGGTGGATTCTTTGTGTTATCGCCCAAAGTACTTAAGTACATTGATGGTGATAGTTGTACTTGGGAACAATACCCACTGAACAAATTAGCCGAAGATGGTGAATTAATGGCTTATGAGCATCATGGTTTTTGGCAACCAATGGATACTCTTCGTGATAAGGTTTATTTAGAAGAGTTATGGCAAGAAGGTAAAGCACCTTGGAAAATTTGGGAGTAA
- a CDS encoding FAD-binding oxidoreductase produces MQYNIEIQPAGVSYKSEDNLLEDALSNSLPLEHSCKTGDCGVCSAEVLSGSIKNEDGEIVTSGQILTCQSKAQSDAVLKAHYYPELAHIKQQTVPCKVASVDYPTCDIVIITFRFPPTVSFDYLPGQYVDLSYKGIKRSYSIANAKKATREIELHIRKVPAGKMSDVIFGQVKENQLMRMEGPKGTFFVKDNVKPLILIATGTGIAPLKAIVEELIEKQDSRDVRIYWGMQYQSELYCEALIKLVEQHQNIKFIAALSREESEGDFYKGYVQDAVMRDFKSLIEHEVYACGSVAMINEAKNLFINHHLPSESFFSDAFTPAK; encoded by the coding sequence ATGCAATATAATATTGAGATTCAGCCTGCAGGTGTGAGTTATAAAAGCGAAGATAATCTACTTGAAGATGCGTTATCGAACTCACTTCCTTTAGAGCATAGCTGTAAAACTGGCGACTGTGGTGTTTGCTCGGCAGAGGTGTTGTCTGGCTCTATTAAGAACGAAGATGGAGAGATTGTTACATCAGGACAGATCTTGACGTGTCAATCTAAAGCACAATCAGATGCAGTATTGAAAGCTCACTACTATCCTGAGCTTGCTCACATTAAGCAGCAAACCGTCCCTTGTAAGGTTGCTAGTGTTGATTATCCTACCTGTGATATTGTTATTATCACATTCCGCTTTCCTCCAACTGTCAGCTTTGATTACCTTCCGGGTCAATATGTAGATTTAAGCTACAAGGGTATAAAACGTAGTTATTCTATTGCAAATGCAAAGAAAGCAACAAGAGAGATTGAGCTTCATATTCGTAAAGTTCCTGCGGGTAAAATGTCGGATGTTATTTTTGGTCAAGTGAAAGAAAATCAATTGATGAGAATGGAAGGGCCGAAAGGTACGTTCTTTGTTAAAGACAACGTTAAACCTTTAATTCTGATTGCAACAGGTACGGGCATTGCTCCTTTGAAAGCAATAGTAGAAGAGCTTATTGAAAAGCAAGACTCCCGTGATGTTCGCATCTATTGGGGCATGCAATACCAAAGCGAGCTGTATTGTGAAGCTCTAATCAAGTTAGTCGAACAGCATCAAAATATTAAATTTATCGCTGCACTTTCTAGAGAAGAGTCTGAAGGTGACTTTTATAAAGGTTATGTACAAGATGCTGTCATGCGTGATTTCAAATCTTTAATAGAACATGAAGTGTATGCTTGTGGTTCGGTTGCTATGATCAACGAAGCTAAAAACCTATTTATTAATCATCATTTACCATCAGAGTCATTCTTTTCTGATGCATTTACCCCCGCAAAATAA
- a CDS encoding helix-turn-helix domain-containing protein — protein MCVSLILSFIPLKTGSPISKLVLLKLADNADARGVCFPSLNYLAQYCEVSVRTVKRHVNELEKQGFVKRIKRFDDSGRQRSNIYQLRLPSDSHIQQADLDQAARALDQEDKALDQEDRELDLNDQTDLDNAKVEQTDLPPTSPEHTQKTEREKKKEQAQKTDHSDTHLGDPRSTTESDHPAHIIFHKEHKTEIPCKTAPDLEAALPLEKEPATPQAKSTKPTNQKNEAVIHLLTQEGSAPIYHEFTTILERTYPKLDVLQELHAMQAWLYINPDKRKPFEHIGHFVNGWLKRSAQAKAKRDSSPAFKPTRATKQAKQTQAVKSSKQAQSIKGVGSTKVDEPTTASNQAQPIKSNQAESTSQQPTPVSQALADYKAKSTTNPFEARIKALLQSKSPGTDSKQ, from the coding sequence ATGTGTGTTTCTCTTATTCTTTCTTTCATCCCATTAAAAACCGGCTCGCCGATAAGTAAGTTGGTGCTATTAAAATTGGCCGACAATGCAGACGCGCGTGGCGTGTGTTTCCCTTCCCTAAATTACTTAGCGCAATATTGCGAAGTGTCGGTAAGAACCGTGAAACGACACGTTAACGAATTGGAAAAACAAGGCTTTGTGAAGCGGATAAAGCGGTTTGATGATTCAGGACGCCAGCGCAGCAATATATATCAGCTACGCCTACCCAGCGACAGCCACATTCAGCAGGCCGATCTAGACCAAGCAGCCAGAGCTCTAGATCAAGAAGACAAAGCTCTCGATCAAGAAGACAGAGAGCTAGACCTAAATGACCAAACCGACCTAGATAACGCCAAGGTAGAACAAACAGACTTACCGCCAACCTCGCCAGAACATACTCAGAAGACAGAGCGTGAAAAGAAAAAAGAACAGGCGCAGAAAACCGATCATTCAGACACCCACCTGGGTGACCCAAGATCCACCACGGAGAGTGATCATCCGGCACACATAATCTTTCATAAAGAACATAAAACAGAGATTCCTTGTAAAACAGCCCCAGATCTTGAAGCTGCCTTGCCCCTCGAGAAAGAGCCAGCAACACCGCAAGCCAAATCGACCAAACCCACAAACCAAAAGAATGAAGCCGTGATTCACCTGCTCACCCAAGAGGGCAGCGCGCCGATTTATCATGAGTTCACCACCATATTAGAACGCACCTACCCAAAGTTAGATGTGCTGCAAGAACTGCATGCCATGCAAGCGTGGCTGTACATCAACCCCGATAAGCGTAAACCCTTTGAGCACATTGGACACTTTGTGAATGGCTGGCTAAAAAGAAGCGCCCAAGCCAAGGCGAAGCGAGACTCATCACCAGCCTTTAAACCAACAAGAGCGACTAAACAAGCTAAGCAAACACAAGCGGTGAAATCCTCAAAGCAAGCTCAATCGATAAAAGGTGTAGGATCAACAAAAGTAGATGAGCCTACAACAGCTTCAAACCAAGCGCAGCCAATCAAAAGCAATCAAGCTGAAAGCACATCTCAACAACCCACTCCTGTCTCTCAGGCCTTAGCGGACTACAAAGCCAAAAGCACCACCAACCCGTTCGAAGCACGTATCAAGGCCTTACTTCAATCCAAATCGCCCGGCACGGATTCTAAGCAGTGA
- a CDS encoding N-acetylmuramoyl-L-alanine amidase — translation MQEQTCSQEPAGSRDRADSEEQASKVELIPSLEPCLPSASYSFSLVSVLLRLPQCPAFSFITVHCSATQPQQDVDVAEIRKWHKKKGWRDVGYHFVIRRNGDVELGRPLSQTGAHVKGHNKGNIGVCLVGGCNTELQPEDNFTLAQRKALFGLMAALQEQFLISDENVKGHKDWDVNKACPVLKIKA, via the coding sequence TTGCAAGAGCAGACTTGTTCGCAAGAGCCAGCTGGTTCACGAGATCGGGCAGACTCAGAAGAGCAGGCTAGCAAGGTGGAGCTTATCCCCTCGTTAGAGCCTTGTTTACCTTCAGCATCCTACTCTTTCAGTCTGGTTTCGGTTTTACTCCGTTTGCCTCAGTGCCCGGCATTCTCATTTATTACGGTGCATTGCAGCGCCACGCAACCACAGCAAGATGTAGACGTAGCCGAGATTCGCAAATGGCATAAAAAGAAAGGCTGGCGCGATGTGGGATATCACTTTGTTATTCGTCGCAACGGGGATGTCGAACTTGGCAGGCCGCTGTCGCAAACCGGCGCGCATGTGAAAGGACACAACAAGGGCAATATTGGGGTTTGTTTGGTCGGTGGCTGTAATACCGAGCTGCAACCAGAAGATAACTTCACACTTGCGCAGCGTAAGGCACTGTTTGGTTTGATGGCGGCGTTACAAGAGCAGTTCTTGATTTCAGATGAGAATGTAAAGGGGCATAAAGATTGGGACGTGAATAAGGCATGTCCGGTTTTGAAGATAAAAGCTTAA
- a CDS encoding polysaccharide biosynthesis tyrosine autokinase, which yields MTTQPSQQSHTDNSDEIDLGKLLGILLDAKWLIILTTFVFAVLGIAFALLSTPIYKADALIQIEQKSSGGISSMVGDMGELFSQESSATTEVEIIKSRMILGETVDKFNLTTVTSPNYAPIVGKGFARLTGDINHIAVSRFTLPSYASSYAHTIQIVDAEQGTYQLVRDDERVILQGKVGELATADDYSLFVAGFESHNGFEFSIGQRSRLEAIEWLKASLSLSEQGKQTGILQLSFEGEDKQQISEILNHISQIYFLQNVKRNSAEAEKSLDFLESHLPGIKSELTGYEDVLNNYRQKNESIDLGLEAQSTLKVMVELEAQLNELTFKESEISQRFTKDHPAYKALLDKRKTLLGEKERLNKQVQKLPKTQREVLRMTRDVEVNQQIYIQLLNKVQELSIIKAGTVGNVRILDDAQAYARAVKPKKPLIVVLATLLGGMLSVAFVLVKAAFHRGVESPDQIEQIGLPVYAAVPKSDLQVELTNRFKSKKQQTKGAQALLAESNPADLSVEALRGLRTSLHFAMLEAKNNVLMISGPAPGIGKSFISTNFAAVAAKTGQKVLLIDADMRKGYLQQSFGLKWENGLSDVLSNKQEFAQSVKTTPVENLEIITRGQVPPNPSELLMHPRFAELMEWASKEYDLVIVDTPPVLAVTDPSIVGAFAGTTLMVARYGQNTIKEIDVARNRFEQSGIEVKGVIFNAIEKKASSSYGYGYYNYTYSSDKK from the coding sequence ATGACAACACAACCATCTCAGCAATCACACACAGATAACTCTGATGAGATAGATCTAGGGAAGCTGCTTGGTATCTTATTAGATGCTAAATGGTTAATCATACTGACCACATTTGTTTTTGCTGTGCTTGGTATTGCGTTTGCTCTGCTTTCAACGCCGATATACAAAGCAGATGCCCTGATTCAAATTGAACAGAAGAGCTCTGGCGGCATTTCATCCATGGTCGGTGATATGGGAGAGCTGTTCTCTCAAGAATCTTCTGCCACAACAGAAGTGGAGATCATCAAATCTCGTATGATCTTGGGTGAAACAGTCGATAAGTTTAACCTGACTACGGTGACATCGCCTAACTATGCACCCATCGTCGGTAAAGGTTTTGCCCGCTTAACTGGCGACATCAACCACATTGCAGTAAGCCGTTTTACTTTGCCAAGCTACGCGAGCAGTTATGCACACACCATTCAGATTGTTGATGCGGAGCAGGGTACTTACCAATTGGTTCGTGACGATGAGCGCGTTATCTTGCAAGGCAAAGTGGGTGAGCTAGCCACCGCTGACGATTACAGTTTGTTTGTGGCAGGTTTTGAATCACACAACGGTTTTGAATTTTCAATAGGTCAGCGTAGCCGACTAGAAGCAATCGAATGGTTGAAAGCTTCTTTGTCTCTGTCTGAGCAAGGCAAGCAAACCGGTATTTTGCAGCTAAGCTTTGAAGGGGAAGACAAACAACAGATTTCTGAAATTCTTAATCATATTAGCCAGATCTACTTCTTACAAAACGTGAAGCGTAATTCAGCAGAAGCAGAGAAGAGCCTAGACTTCTTAGAAAGCCACCTTCCGGGCATTAAATCTGAGCTAACCGGCTATGAAGACGTACTGAACAATTACCGCCAGAAGAACGAGTCGATCGACTTGGGCTTAGAAGCACAATCAACCTTGAAGGTAATGGTAGAGCTTGAAGCGCAATTAAATGAGCTAACGTTTAAAGAGAGTGAAATCAGCCAACGCTTCACTAAAGATCACCCTGCATACAAAGCCTTGCTTGATAAGCGTAAAACGCTATTGGGTGAGAAAGAGCGCCTAAACAAGCAAGTACAAAAGCTACCGAAAACACAACGTGAAGTACTGCGTATGACACGTGATGTAGAAGTAAACCAACAAATCTACATCCAGCTTTTAAACAAAGTTCAAGAGCTGAGCATTATTAAAGCGGGTACGGTCGGTAACGTTCGTATCTTAGATGACGCTCAAGCGTATGCTCGCGCCGTTAAACCTAAGAAGCCACTGATTGTTGTATTGGCGACGCTACTGGGTGGCATGCTAAGTGTCGCGTTTGTATTAGTGAAAGCGGCGTTCCACCGTGGCGTTGAAAGCCCAGACCAAATTGAACAAATCGGCCTTCCGGTTTACGCAGCGGTACCAAAATCGGATTTACAGGTTGAGCTAACTAACCGCTTTAAATCGAAAAAACAGCAAACCAAGGGTGCCCAAGCTCTGCTTGCTGAATCTAACCCTGCGGACCTTTCGGTTGAAGCACTGCGTGGCCTTCGTACCAGTTTGCACTTTGCGATGCTAGAAGCGAAAAATAACGTTTTGATGATCTCTGGCCCTGCGCCGGGCATTGGTAAATCATTCATCTCGACCAACTTTGCCGCGGTCGCTGCGAAAACTGGCCAAAAGGTACTGTTGATTGATGCCGATATGCGTAAAGGTTACCTACAGCAAAGCTTTGGTTTGAAGTGGGAAAACGGCCTTTCTGATGTATTGAGCAACAAGCAAGAATTCGCTCAATCAGTTAAAACGACACCAGTAGAAAACCTAGAAATCATTACCCGTGGTCAAGTGCCACCCAACCCATCTGAGCTGCTAATGCACCCGCGCTTTGCAGAGCTCATGGAATGGGCATCAAAAGAATATGATTTGGTGATTGTCGATACTCCACCTGTACTGGCAGTAACCGACCCAAGCATTGTGGGTGCCTTCGCTGGTACCACATTAATGGTGGCACGCTACGGCCAAAACACCATTAAAGAGATCGATGTAGCTCGTAACCGTTTCGAACAATCAGGTATCGAAGTGAAAGGCGTTATCTTCAACGCCATCGAGAAGAAAGCATCAAGTTCATACGGCTACGGTTACTACAACTACACGTATTCTAGCGACAAGAAATAA